CCAAAAGGTGGGTTTTTCGAGAGAATTTTGTAGGTTTTGCTGGGTCATTTACTTGCTCCGAGAGGGAAGCAAATAGGCGCTTCCAACTCTGACACAGCAGTTTATTGGCTATTCTTATTACTTACAAATATATATAAGTCATCTTTTTATACTCAAAAGTAATGGAAAAAGAGGGTTTTGAAGCCCCATAACCGCTTTTTAGTCTAAGTCGATGTCAGATTCGGGTTTGAGGGCTGCCTTGACCTTGGCTTCATCGAGCTTGGGTGAGCATAACTCTATGAATTCATAGGCAAAACCTCGCAAGAAGTAGCCTTTTCTCAGGGCAATACGGGTGGTGTTGTCTTCAAAGAGATTGCCCACATCCAAGAGGCTGAGCTTGGTATCACGATCCGATTGATAAGCCATGGAAGCGATGATGCCAATTCCAAGGCCTAACTCTACGTAGGTTTTGATCACGTCAGCATCGAGTGCAGACATCACGATGTCTGGAGTAATGCCAGCTTTAGAAAAAGTTTCATCAACCGATTTTCTACCAGTAAATCCTTCGTGATAGGTCACGATGGGATATTCTGCAATTTCTTCTAAAGATAAATTCTTTTTACCTTCGAGTGGATGGCCTTTTGGAACGACTACTGTGTGATGCCAAGAGTAATAAGGGAAGGTGACCAATTCTGGAATGCCTTCTAAAGCTTCAGTAGCAATGCCGATGTCCGCGCGACCCTCAAGCAATAACTCAACAATTTCTTGTGGACTGCCTTGATGAAGTGCAAGGTGTACATTCGGAAATTTTTTCTTAAACTGACTAACTACATTTGGCAATGCATAACGCGCTTGCGTGTGGGTTGTAGCGATTGTCAGCTGCCCTTTATCGGCCTGGCTAAACTGCGCTCCCAACTGCTTAATATTTTTGGTATCGAGCAAGATGCGTTCAACGATCGTTAGTAGCTCTTTGCCAGGCTCTGTAAGGCCTAGGAGGCGCTTGCCTTTGCGAACAAAAAGCTCTACTCCCAATTCATCCTCTAAATCCAGAATATGTTTGCTAACGCCAGACTGTGAGGTAGCCAGAGCGTTACCAACCTCAGTCAGGTTGAAATTACGACGGACAGTTTCGCGAAT
Above is a genomic segment from Polynucleobacter wuianus containing:
- a CDS encoding CysB family HTH-type transcriptional regulator; translation: MNFQQLRIIRETVRRNFNLTEVGNALATSQSGVSKHILDLEDELGVELFVRKGKRLLGLTEPGKELLTIVERILLDTKNIKQLGAQFSQADKGQLTIATTHTQARYALPNVVSQFKKKFPNVHLALHQGSPQEIVELLLEGRADIGIATEALEGIPELVTFPYYSWHHTVVVPKGHPLEGKKNLSLEEIAEYPIVTYHEGFTGRKSVDETFSKAGITPDIVMSALDADVIKTYVELGLGIGIIASMAYQSDRDTKLSLLDVGNLFEDNTTRIALRKGYFLRGFAYEFIELCSPKLDEAKVKAALKPESDIDLD